In Zingiber officinale cultivar Zhangliang chromosome 8B, Zo_v1.1, whole genome shotgun sequence, a single genomic region encodes these proteins:
- the LOC122017179 gene encoding probable trehalose-phosphate phosphatase 6 has product MVKQSVIVPEEIAIPAAVAMAEPPAHLPSFPPPRSSSLGLRRAGYNKLFLSQPDVASGRSSTLVDSMRASSPTHPKEASAFLSSLPDAEYKDWLTQHPSALSNFEDVVAASKGKQMVMFLDYDGTLAPIVDDPDRAFMSEPMREAVRDVARHFPTAIVSGRCRNKVFNFVRLKELYYAGSHGMDIKGPSKSTKHTKSKGNPVLFQPASEFLPMMDEVYKALVEKTKFIQGSRVENNTFTLSVHYRCVEEKIWNSLSELVRSVLSDYPELRLTVGRKVLEIRPSIEWDKGKALEFLLESIGFVNYNNVFPVYIGDDRTDEDAFKVLCERGQGVGILVSKFAKETNASYSLQEPSEVNKFLRRLVAWKKLHLKE; this is encoded by the exons ATGGTGAAGCAGAGTGTCATCGTCCCCGAGGAGATCGCCATCCCCGCCGCGGTGGCGATGGCGGAACCGCCGGCCCACCTCCCTTCCTTCCCGCCGCCGCGATCCTCCAGTCTCGGCCTCCGCCGCGCCGGCTACAACAAGCTGTTCCTGAGCCAGCCCGACGTGGCCAGCGGGAGGTCCAGCACATTGGTCGACTCCATGCGGGCCTCCTCCCCCACCCACCCGAAGGAGGCCTccgccttcctctcctccttgcccGACGCCGAGTACAAGGACTGGCTG ACGCAGCACCCGTCGGCGCTGAGCAACTTCGAGGACGTCGTCGCGGCATCGAAGGGGAAGCAGATGGTGATGTTCCTCGACTACGACGGCACTCTGGCCCCTATCGTCGACGACCCCGACCGTGCCTTCATGTCGGAGCCG ATGAGGGAGGCCGTTCGAGACGTGGCGAGGCATTTCCCAACTGCCATCGTGAGTGGGAGATGCAGGAACAAG GTGTTCAATTTTGTACGATTGAAGGAGTTGTACTATGCTGGGAGCCACGGCATGGACATAAAAGGTCCTAGCAAAAGCACCAAACATACAAAATCAAAG GGCAACCCTGTTTTGTTTCAACCAGCCAGCGAGTTCCTTCCTATGATGGATGAG GTGTATAAAGCACTGGTAGAGAAGACAAAGTTCATCCAAGGATCCAGAGTTGAAAACAACACGTTCACTTTATCAGTTCATTACCGATGCgtcgaggagaag ATATGGAACTCATTGTCTGAGCTAGTCCGTTCAGTGCTCAGTGACTACCCAGAGCTCCGGCTCACAGTAGGAAGAAAGGTGTTGGAGATTCGCCCGAGTATCGAATGGGACAAGGGGAAGGCTCTTGAATTCTTGTTAGAGTCAATAG GATTTGTGAATTACAACAATGTGTTTCCAGTGTACATAGGAGATGACCGTACTGATGAAGATGCTTTCAAG GTATTGTGCGAAAGAGGACAGGGTGTAGGGATCCTTGTTTCTAAGTTTGCAAAGGAAACAAATGCATCCTACTCTCTTCAAGAACCATCTGAGGTTAACAAGTTTTTGCGTCGGCTCGTCGCATGGAAGAAGCTCCACTTGAAGGAATGA